In one window of Bdellovibrio bacteriovorus W DNA:
- a CDS encoding putative lipoprotein (COG2121 Uncharacterized protein conserved in bacteria) produces the protein MRLIEPDSLKNALKTSSPVVLSHWHGDELALLSVVKRYRIATIASQSKDGELMAKVLGWLGAKTSRGSSSRGAVQGLKGLIRLVKEGANCSFAVDGPKGPIYKVKPGVFELSRIINAPIYAAGVHCDRAIHFPKSWNKTFLPKPFAKITIIWLGPLEAVSREADPRNPDLALELEQLLNEARQQALN, from the coding sequence GTGCGACTCATTGAACCTGATTCTCTTAAAAACGCTCTAAAAACATCATCGCCGGTCGTTTTATCCCACTGGCATGGGGATGAACTTGCACTTCTTTCCGTCGTAAAAAGATACCGTATTGCAACGATTGCTTCTCAATCTAAAGACGGCGAGCTAATGGCAAAAGTTCTAGGCTGGTTAGGCGCCAAGACAAGTCGTGGTTCTTCTTCGCGCGGAGCTGTTCAAGGACTAAAAGGTCTGATCCGTCTTGTAAAAGAAGGAGCCAACTGCAGCTTTGCAGTGGATGGCCCTAAGGGCCCTATCTATAAAGTAAAGCCTGGAGTTTTTGAGCTCTCTCGAATTATCAATGCTCCTATTTATGCGGCCGGTGTCCATTGTGACCGCGCCATTCATTTTCCAAAATCATGGAATAAAACTTTTCTTCCGAAGCCCTTTGCGAAAATTACCATCATTTGGTTAGGACCACTTGAAGCTGTATCTCGAGAGGCTGATCCAAGAAACCCAGACTTAGCTCTAGAGTTAGAACAACTTTTAAACGAGGCT
- a CDS encoding electron transfer flavoprotein subunit alpha (COG2025 Electron transfer flavoprotein, alpha subunit) — translation MGKILVFAEHSQGKIKRSSIELLQAAAKSGNTVVATVFGADAKSVVESAGQNGADEVYVIADASLDSYNPESFAANMVSVINAVQPTILLASASSTGKDLFPRVAARLGAGVASDCTSLEISGDTVKAVKPMYSGKCFATANFENTALKIVLMRANQLPVGTVDAKSAKVVEHSVEKPDLKTLIKEIVKGTSSKLDLTEANVIVAGGRGLKEAANFKLLDDLADVLGATVGASRAVVDAGWVDHGMQVGQTGKTVAPSLYIAVGVSGAIQHLAGMSGSKVIVAINNDPNAPIFQKATYGIVGDALEILPKLTQEFKTALQH, via the coding sequence ATGGGAAAAATCTTAGTTTTTGCTGAACACAGCCAAGGTAAAATTAAACGTAGCTCTATTGAACTTCTTCAAGCTGCTGCCAAGTCTGGCAACACAGTTGTTGCTACAGTTTTCGGCGCTGATGCAAAATCAGTTGTTGAATCTGCAGGACAAAATGGCGCCGATGAAGTTTATGTTATCGCTGATGCGTCGTTAGACAGTTACAACCCTGAATCATTCGCCGCTAATATGGTTTCTGTTATCAATGCAGTTCAACCTACGATTCTTCTAGCTTCTGCCTCTTCAACAGGAAAAGATCTTTTCCCAAGAGTTGCAGCAAGATTAGGTGCAGGCGTGGCTTCTGACTGTACTTCTCTAGAGATTTCTGGCGATACGGTGAAAGCTGTTAAACCAATGTACTCTGGAAAATGTTTTGCAACGGCAAACTTTGAAAACACAGCTTTGAAAATCGTTCTTATGCGCGCTAATCAGCTTCCTGTGGGAACAGTTGATGCTAAATCAGCAAAAGTTGTTGAGCACTCTGTGGAAAAGCCGGATCTGAAAACATTAATTAAAGAGATCGTTAAGGGTACAAGCTCTAAGTTAGATCTTACGGAAGCAAATGTTATCGTGGCGGGCGGTCGTGGTCTTAAAGAGGCTGCAAACTTCAAGCTTCTTGATGATTTAGCTGACGTTTTAGGTGCAACAGTTGGTGCTTCGCGCGCGGTTGTTGATGCTGGATGGGTTGATCACGGAATGCAAGTTGGACAAACAGGCAAAACAGTAGCTCCTTCGCTTTATATCGCGGTTGGTGTTTCTGGAGCCATCCAACACTTAGCTGGTATGAGTGGTTCAAAAGTGATCGTTGCAATCAACAATGATCCAAATGCGCCTATCTTCCAAAAAGCTACTTACGGTATCGTTGGTGATGCTTTGGAAATTCTTCCAAAACTAACTCAAGAGTTTAAAACAGCTCTTCAGCACTAG
- a CDS encoding electron transfer flavoprotein beta-subunit (COG2086 Electron transfer flavoprotein, beta subunit), with protein MKIFVCIKQVPDTETKIKISADQNGIDTAGVKWVMNPYDEYAVEEAVKTRDANPGSQVWVLSVGPKARVVDSLRTALAMGADEAILVNGENLDNNMTAKALAEVIKAEGGTKVIFSGKLAIDDNASSVSQMLAEYLNVPHTTVVSKFSLEGENVNVERDIEGGAKEVVQMMAPAVVAANKGLNMPRYASLPGIMKAKKKVIKDIEFSSLNIPASEMKVKFTNFTLPADKPAVKMLAGDSAAQVSELVKLLRDEAKVL; from the coding sequence ATGAAGATTTTTGTATGTATCAAGCAGGTGCCCGACACCGAGACAAAGATTAAAATTTCTGCCGACCAAAATGGCATCGACACCGCTGGTGTTAAATGGGTCATGAATCCCTACGACGAGTATGCTGTTGAAGAAGCTGTAAAAACTAGAGATGCAAACCCAGGTTCCCAAGTTTGGGTTCTGAGTGTTGGACCAAAGGCTCGTGTTGTTGACTCTTTAAGAACTGCGCTTGCGATGGGTGCTGATGAAGCCATCCTCGTAAACGGTGAAAACCTTGATAATAACATGACAGCTAAAGCACTTGCTGAAGTGATCAAAGCTGAAGGTGGAACTAAAGTTATTTTCTCCGGCAAACTGGCTATCGATGATAACGCCTCTTCAGTGAGCCAAATGCTTGCTGAATACTTAAATGTGCCTCATACAACTGTAGTTTCTAAATTCTCTCTTGAGGGCGAAAACGTAAATGTTGAGCGCGACATCGAAGGTGGAGCTAAAGAAGTTGTGCAAATGATGGCGCCAGCTGTTGTTGCCGCGAACAAAGGTCTTAATATGCCTCGCTACGCTAGCTTACCTGGCATCATGAAGGCGAAGAAGAAAGTTATTAAAGACATCGAGTTCTCTTCTTTAAATATTCCAGCATCAGAAATGAAAGTTAAGTTCACTAACTTCACTCTTCCTGCAGATAAACCAGCTGTAAAAATGCTTGCTGGCGATTCGGCAGCACAGGTTTCTGAGCTTGTTAAACTTCTTCGTGATGAAGCAAAAGTTTTATAA
- a CDS encoding putative cytochrome B subunit (COG2009 Succinate dehydrogenase/fumarate reductase, cytochrome b subunit) has protein sequence MSGFLGSTVGKKYLMGITGLIWAGFVLAHMAGNLLIFVSHDAYNTYGHMLTSGNIIYVAEAVLVLALLTHIYTAVSLTMLNRKAKPQGYAVTPKGSKKVSLASRTMAVQGSLILVFIILHLITFKYGTYYETEVNGVVMRDLAKLMEEAFQSPGYVAWYVVCLVLLGFHLCHGVNSSFQSLGLMEGTYRNLWKKLSYGYAVIVALGFIAQPLYLFIFAS, from the coding sequence ATGTCAGGATTTCTCGGTTCTACCGTCGGGAAAAAATACTTAATGGGGATCACCGGTTTGATTTGGGCGGGATTTGTTCTCGCACACATGGCTGGTAATTTGTTAATTTTTGTAAGTCACGATGCCTACAATACGTACGGACATATGCTGACCAGCGGGAATATTATTTATGTTGCCGAAGCAGTTCTTGTCTTGGCACTCCTCACTCACATTTACACAGCCGTTTCTTTGACGATGTTAAATCGCAAAGCAAAACCTCAAGGCTATGCAGTGACACCAAAAGGTTCGAAGAAAGTATCTCTTGCTTCGCGCACAATGGCAGTTCAAGGGTCCTTGATTCTTGTATTTATTATTTTGCATTTAATCACTTTCAAATACGGCACTTACTACGAAACTGAAGTAAATGGCGTGGTTATGCGTGATCTTGCAAAGTTAATGGAAGAAGCTTTCCAAAGCCCAGGCTATGTTGCTTGGTATGTGGTCTGCCTAGTTCTATTAGGTTTTCATTTGTGCCACGGCGTAAACTCTTCTTTTCAGTCTCTAGGATTGATGGAAGGTACGTATAGAAATCTTTGGAAAAAGCTAAGCTACGGATATGCAGTTATTGTCGCTCTTGGCTTTATTGCTCAACCACTTTACTTATTTATTTTCGCGTCTTAA